In one window of Acidovorax sp. HDW3 DNA:
- a CDS encoding branched-chain amino acid ABC transporter substrate-binding protein, which produces MKMSRKLLIAAAVAGMGSAVMAQEQIVKIGHIGPVSGPQAHFGKDDENGVRMAIEDLNAKGMEIAGKKVKFQLVAEDDAADPKQGTAASQKLCDDKVAGAVTFVNSGVAIPSSKVFHDCGIPMITGAATNPELTKPGWDTTYRVIANDNALGAALANYTAHVLKLKNVAIIDDRTAYGQGLASVYKKDAEKLGVKVVASEFTNDKATDFMAILTSIKAKKPEAIFYGGMYGQAGPMLRQMAQLGMNDVKLFGGDGICVLELAKVAAGAKTLENVVCADGGASIAKMPGGIEWKKRYDAKYPGQFQVYSPYFYDGVMLLADAMKRANSWDPKVYIPFLQKADYQGVTSRIQFEKNGEMKNPTYTLSKFVNGDKVAIDLK; this is translated from the coding sequence ATGAAGATGTCGCGCAAGTTGTTGATCGCCGCCGCAGTGGCTGGCATGGGTTCGGCGGTGATGGCGCAGGAGCAAATCGTCAAGATCGGCCACATCGGCCCCGTCTCTGGCCCCCAGGCCCACTTCGGCAAGGACGACGAAAACGGCGTGCGCATGGCGATTGAAGACCTCAACGCCAAGGGCATGGAAATCGCCGGCAAGAAGGTCAAATTCCAGCTCGTGGCCGAAGACGACGCCGCCGACCCCAAGCAGGGCACGGCCGCCTCGCAAAAGCTGTGCGACGACAAGGTCGCCGGCGCCGTCACCTTTGTGAACTCGGGCGTGGCCATTCCCTCATCCAAGGTGTTCCACGACTGTGGCATCCCCATGATCACGGGCGCAGCCACCAACCCCGAACTGACCAAACCGGGCTGGGACACCACGTACCGCGTCATCGCCAACGACAACGCCCTGGGCGCCGCCCTGGCCAACTACACGGCCCATGTGCTCAAGCTCAAGAACGTCGCCATCATCGACGACCGCACCGCCTACGGCCAGGGCCTGGCCAGTGTCTATAAGAAAGACGCGGAAAAGCTGGGCGTGAAAGTCGTGGCCAGCGAGTTCACCAACGATAAGGCCACCGACTTCATGGCCATCCTGACCTCCATCAAGGCCAAGAAGCCCGAAGCCATCTTCTACGGCGGCATGTACGGCCAGGCCGGCCCCATGCTGCGCCAGATGGCCCAGCTGGGCATGAACGACGTCAAGCTCTTTGGCGGCGACGGCATCTGCGTGCTGGAGCTGGCCAAGGTGGCCGCCGGCGCCAAGACGCTGGAGAACGTGGTCTGCGCCGACGGTGGTGCCTCCATTGCCAAGATGCCCGGCGGCATCGAGTGGAAAAAGCGCTACGACGCCAAGTACCCCGGCCAGTTCCAGGTCTACAGCCCCTACTTCTACGACGGCGTGATGCTGCTGGCCGATGCCATGAAGCGCGCCAATTCGTGGGATCCGAAGGTGTACATCCCCTTCCTGCAAAAGGCCGACTACCAGGGCGTGACCTCGCGCATCCAGTTCGAGAAGAACGGCGAGATGAAGAACCCGACCTACACCCTGAGCAAGTTCGTTAACGGCGACAAAGTGGCGATCGACCTCAAATAA
- a CDS encoding SCO family protein: MNKRNAITLIAAGALWAGAGGFLTACSEKKVVFRGMDVSGADYARDLPLTDHNGQPRHLQDFHGKVVIVFFGYTQCPDVCPTSMQELAEAKQLLGADGERLQGIFVTVDPERDTPEVLKAYMANFDPSFLALRGTPEQLAAVAKDFKLYYKKVDGKTATSYTMDHSAGSYLYDPQGRLRVYHRYGSGAPALAEDARVLLQGA; the protein is encoded by the coding sequence ATGAATAAACGCAATGCTATAACTTTGATAGCTGCTGGCGCTCTGTGGGCGGGCGCTGGTGGCTTTTTGACTGCCTGTTCCGAGAAGAAGGTGGTGTTTCGCGGCATGGATGTTTCGGGTGCCGACTACGCACGTGATCTGCCTCTGACCGACCACAATGGCCAGCCGCGCCACCTGCAGGACTTTCACGGCAAGGTGGTGATCGTCTTCTTTGGCTACACCCAGTGCCCGGACGTGTGCCCGACCTCGATGCAGGAGCTGGCCGAGGCCAAGCAGCTGCTGGGCGCGGACGGCGAGCGCTTGCAGGGCATTTTCGTCACCGTCGATCCCGAGCGCGATACGCCCGAGGTGCTCAAGGCCTATATGGCCAACTTTGATCCGAGCTTTCTCGCCCTGCGCGGCACGCCCGAGCAGCTCGCTGCTGTCGCCAAGGACTTCAAGCTGTACTACAAAAAAGTCGATGGCAAAACCGCCACCAGCTACACCATGGACCACTCCGCTGGCAGCTACCTCTACGACCCGCAGGGTCGGCTGCGCGTATACCACCGCTACGGCAGCGGCGCGCCGGCGTTGGCCGAGGATGCGCGTGTGCTGCTCCAGGGAGCGTGA
- a CDS encoding chorismate-binding protein: MSLLDFSSPLGAAAPRLRWAFGTARQTFEATQLGELRAVIDAAEAAARAGAWVLGGLCYEAAPAFDAALQVQAPQPGQPLAWFAVYDEPQPWPQVPHAASAEVDWLAQPLRADFDAALAHIQQGIAAGAYYQVNYTGRLQGQLAGAPQALFAALQQAQPGGYAAHIDCGAGRQWLSVSPELFFHWQAGVDGSGAILTRPMKGTAARGADAASDAAQAAQLRTAPKERAENVMIVDLLRNDLARIAQPYSVQVPRLFHTEALATVWQMTSDVQAHTRVGTRLWDVFAALFPCGSVTGAPKVQAMRAIAALETAPRGLYCGALGLLRPTPERGAGTFDATFNVPIRTLQLQGTALQAGIGSGIVWGADSDAEWREWQAKQAFLERARAPFALLETLALEVGCYRHLQAHLVRLSAAAAHFAYPLAMPAVQQQLDALAQQHPQGLWRVRLQLQAQGQFQVEVQPLAATSTPVRLALAAAPLALAHSEWVRFKTTRRAHYAAFAPAPGSGVFDTILYNSAGEITETTFGNIAALLDGRWLTPALSCGLLPGVGRAQALASGRVQEGVVRLEDVPRVQDWAFINSLRGWLAAQRV, encoded by the coding sequence ATGTCCTTGCTTGATTTTTCTTCGCCCCTGGGTGCGGCAGCGCCGCGTTTGCGCTGGGCCTTTGGTACTGCGCGCCAGACGTTCGAGGCCACGCAGTTGGGGGAGCTGCGCGCCGTCATCGACGCTGCCGAGGCCGCCGCCCGCGCCGGTGCCTGGGTGCTGGGCGGCCTGTGCTACGAGGCGGCGCCCGCGTTCGACGCCGCGCTGCAGGTGCAGGCGCCGCAGCCGGGCCAGCCCCTGGCTTGGTTTGCCGTCTATGACGAGCCCCAGCCCTGGCCGCAGGTGCCGCACGCCGCCAGCGCCGAGGTCGATTGGCTGGCGCAACCCCTGCGCGCCGACTTTGACGCCGCCCTGGCGCACATCCAGCAAGGCATTGCCGCCGGCGCCTACTACCAGGTCAACTACACCGGGCGCTTGCAGGGGCAGCTCGCGGGTGCGCCGCAGGCCCTGTTTGCTGCCCTGCAGCAGGCCCAGCCCGGGGGCTACGCTGCGCACATCGACTGCGGTGCGGGGCGGCAATGGCTGTCGGTGTCGCCCGAGCTGTTCTTTCACTGGCAGGCCGGGGTGGACGGCAGCGGCGCCATCCTCACGCGCCCGATGAAGGGCACGGCTGCACGCGGCGCCGATGCGGCCAGCGATGCCGCCCAGGCGGCGCAGCTGCGCACGGCGCCCAAGGAGCGGGCGGAGAACGTCATGATTGTTGACTTGCTGCGCAACGACCTGGCGCGCATCGCCCAGCCGTACAGCGTGCAGGTGCCGCGCCTGTTCCACACCGAGGCCCTGGCCACGGTCTGGCAGATGACATCGGACGTGCAGGCGCACACGCGCGTCGGTACCCGGCTGTGGGACGTGTTCGCGGCGCTGTTTCCCTGTGGCTCGGTCACCGGCGCGCCCAAGGTGCAGGCCATGCGCGCCATTGCCGCGCTCGAAACCGCACCGCGTGGCCTGTACTGCGGTGCGCTCGGCCTGCTGCGGCCCACGCCCGAGCGCGGCGCCGGCACGTTCGACGCCACGTTCAACGTGCCTATCCGCACCCTGCAGCTGCAGGGCACGGCGCTGCAGGCGGGCATTGGCAGCGGCATCGTCTGGGGGGCCGACAGCGACGCCGAATGGCGCGAATGGCAGGCCAAACAGGCTTTCCTGGAGCGCGCGCGTGCCCCTTTTGCACTGCTTGAAACCCTGGCGCTGGAGGTGGGCTGCTACCGCCACTTGCAGGCGCACCTGGTACGCCTGAGCGCGGCGGCGGCGCATTTTGCTTATCCGCTGGCCATGCCAGCAGTGCAGCAACAACTCGACGCCCTGGCGCAGCAGCACCCCCAGGGGCTGTGGCGCGTGCGCCTGCAGCTGCAGGCGCAGGGGCAGTTCCAGGTCGAGGTCCAGCCCCTGGCCGCCACGTCCACGCCCGTGCGCCTGGCCCTGGCTGCAGCGCCGCTGGCCCTGGCGCACAGTGAATGGGTGCGCTTCAAGACCACGCGGCGCGCGCATTACGCCGCCTTTGCGCCCGCGCCGGGCAGCGGCGTGTTCGACACCATCCTCTACAACAGCGCCGGCGAAATCACCGAAACCACCTTTGGCAACATCGCTGCGCTGCTCGATGGCCGTTGGCTCACTCCAGCACTGTCCTGTGGTTTGCTTCCGGGGGTGGGGCGGGCGCAGGCGCTCGCTAGCGGGCGGGTGCAAGAAGGCGTTGTGCGCCTCGAAGATGTGCCGCGTGTGCAGGACTGGGCCTTTATCAACAGCTTGCGCGGCTGGCTGGCGGCGCAGAGGGTTTGA
- a CDS encoding ParA family protein: protein MPVVVVAQPKGGVGKSTLATQIAGYWAHCGHAVLLGDSDRQQSASGWLAQRPASLPAIGRWELQPDFLTRPPAGASHVVIDTPAGAHGWRLGDLLRSADKLIVPLQPGRFDMAATHGFLAELRQQRGARQVAIGLVGMRVNPRTLAAAALQDFVAATGLPLLAGLRSTQTYVRLAEQGRSLFDEPPGRVAADVAQWQGLLQWLDA, encoded by the coding sequence ATGCCCGTCGTCGTGGTCGCCCAGCCCAAGGGCGGCGTCGGAAAATCCACCCTGGCCACGCAGATCGCCGGCTACTGGGCCCATTGCGGCCACGCCGTGCTGCTGGGCGACAGCGACCGCCAGCAGTCCGCCAGCGGCTGGCTGGCGCAGCGCCCGGCCAGCCTGCCGGCCATCGGCCGCTGGGAGCTGCAGCCCGACTTTCTCACCCGCCCACCGGCGGGCGCGAGCCACGTCGTCATCGACACCCCGGCCGGAGCCCATGGCTGGCGCCTGGGCGATTTGCTGCGCAGCGCCGACAAGCTCATCGTGCCGCTGCAGCCCGGGCGTTTTGACATGGCGGCCACGCACGGCTTCCTGGCCGAACTGCGCCAGCAGCGCGGCGCGCGCCAGGTGGCCATCGGCCTGGTGGGAATGCGCGTGAACCCGCGCACCCTGGCAGCGGCGGCGCTGCAGGACTTTGTCGCCGCCACCGGCTTGCCGCTGCTCGCCGGCCTGCGCAGCACGCAAACCTACGTGCGCCTGGCCGAACAGGGCCGCAGCCTGTTCGACGAGCCCCCGGGCCGCGTCGCCGCTGATGTGGCGCAGTGGCAGGGGCTGCTGCAGTGGCTCGATGCGTGA
- a CDS encoding biotin synthase produces MTEPLPPTLDPVAAARWQAVAPAQSPWLHEEVARRMQERLQWMRQPPSAWCHWEPVRGGLEVHALIAERYPQAACTVYEAPERLAAAQAALGSKWWSPAHWRASAARFAEPEPTSVQMLWANMLLHMAPAPQALLARWQRAIATDGFLMFSCLGPDTLRELRWLYQALDCPPCGHELTDMHDWGDMLVQSGFAEPVVDMERITLTFASAARALQELRGLGINLHPQRFAGLRTPAWRARLEQAMTERLMDSDGQIALTFEVIYGHAFKAAPRAKVQASTSVSLQDMRAMLRER; encoded by the coding sequence ATGACCGAACCCCTGCCCCCCACCCTGGACCCCGTCGCCGCTGCCCGCTGGCAGGCGGTGGCGCCCGCGCAATCGCCCTGGCTGCACGAGGAGGTGGCGCGGCGGATGCAAGAGCGCTTGCAGTGGATGCGCCAGCCGCCCAGCGCCTGGTGCCACTGGGAGCCGGTGCGCGGCGGCCTGGAGGTGCACGCGCTGATTGCCGAGCGCTATCCGCAGGCGGCCTGCACGGTGTACGAAGCGCCCGAGCGCCTGGCGGCGGCGCAGGCGGCGCTGGGCAGCAAGTGGTGGTCGCCGGCGCACTGGCGCGCCAGCGCCGCGCGCTTTGCCGAGCCCGAGCCGACGAGCGTGCAGATGCTCTGGGCCAACATGCTGCTGCACATGGCGCCGGCGCCGCAGGCGCTGCTGGCACGCTGGCAGCGTGCCATCGCCACCGATGGGTTCTTGATGTTTTCCTGCCTGGGCCCCGATACGCTGCGCGAGCTGCGCTGGCTGTACCAGGCGCTGGACTGCCCGCCCTGCGGCCACGAGCTGACCGATATGCACGACTGGGGCGACATGCTGGTGCAAAGCGGTTTTGCCGAGCCGGTGGTGGACATGGAGCGCATCACCCTCACCTTTGCCAGCGCCGCGCGGGCGCTGCAGGAGCTGCGCGGCCTGGGCATCAACCTGCACCCGCAGCGCTTTGCCGGCCTGCGCACCCCGGCCTGGCGCGCGCGCCTGGAGCAGGCGATGACGGAGCGGCTGATGGATTCGGATGGCCAGATTGCGCTTACCTTCGAGGTCATCTACGGCCATGCCTTCAAGGCCGCGCCGCGCGCCAAGGTGCAGGCCAGCACCTCGGTGTCGCTGCAGGACATGCGCGCCATGCTGCGCGAGCGCTGA
- a CDS encoding ComF family protein, with product MHHPWLTGLSQALHAVPSQCAICQRWPATRLCHDCVQQFAPLQPRCQGCALPLAGGAPLCGACLRQPLGLARCWAGVDYAYPWADVLAAFKFHGDPGWARSLVQLLRSLPGVEPALEDADLLLPIPLAPARLRQRGFNQALLLARALAPRKVQPQALLRLHATPAQSGLARAQRLRNLRGAFAAEPLLVPQLVGRHLLLIDDVMTTGATLQAAAAVLHQAGAARVSALVLARTP from the coding sequence ATGCACCACCCATGGCTGACAGGGCTTTCGCAGGCACTGCACGCAGTGCCCAGCCAATGCGCCATCTGCCAGCGCTGGCCGGCCACGCGCCTGTGCCACGACTGCGTGCAGCAGTTCGCGCCGCTGCAGCCACGCTGCCAGGGCTGCGCCCTGCCCCTGGCCGGCGGCGCGCCGTTGTGCGGCGCCTGCCTGCGCCAGCCGCTGGGGCTGGCGCGCTGCTGGGCCGGGGTGGATTACGCCTACCCCTGGGCCGACGTGCTCGCCGCCTTCAAATTCCACGGCGACCCGGGCTGGGCGCGCAGCCTGGTGCAGCTGCTGCGCAGCCTGCCGGGGGTCGAGCCGGCACTGGAGGACGCCGACCTGCTGCTGCCCATCCCGCTGGCGCCGGCACGCCTGCGCCAACGCGGTTTCAACCAGGCCCTGCTGCTGGCCCGCGCCCTGGCGCCGCGCAAGGTGCAGCCCCAGGCCCTGCTGCGCCTGCACGCCACACCGGCGCAAAGCGGCCTGGCGCGCGCCCAGCGCCTGCGCAACCTGCGAGGCGCTTTCGCCGCCGAGCCCCTGCTGGTGCCGCAGCTCGTTGGCCGCCACCTGCTGCTGATCGACGACGTCATGACCACCGGCGCCACCTTGCAGGCCGCCGCCGCCGTGCTGCACCAGGCGGGTGCGGCCCGCGTCAGCGCCCTGGTGCTGGCGCGCACGCCCTGA
- a CDS encoding LemA family protein: MQGFLSFLSTIFWLALALLAVAGFIALRAYNGLQAQAQTIKQRASNTQVAISKKLSLINQLIDVVKSYQEAEQFTHLKISADDSSSAMTAAYQQSGTLLTNIRGMADRFPELKADGQYHRLIDSIQGCEAEIQTARQSYNEAVRIYNTTRLSIPTVFVARFLGFGEAPYLEFDHTGVAPTTLKEFKTDDGERLQQLLSGAGNRLVQSSKSLAQHTAKAGQALQERLNDGIARSNAPLAPMPAAEATVTDLHPAQLPAQYFYLEPNGVPCGPETLARIQAMQQASELSSDLQIAQVGTQTWIPMPKTSAAPTPAASGAEPPQAGAAPA; this comes from the coding sequence ATGCAGGGTTTTCTGAGTTTCCTGAGCACCATTTTCTGGCTTGCCCTGGCACTGCTGGCGGTGGCCGGATTTATTGCTTTACGCGCCTACAACGGCTTGCAGGCACAGGCGCAAACCATCAAGCAGCGCGCCTCCAATACCCAGGTGGCGATCAGCAAGAAGCTCTCGCTCATCAACCAGCTGATCGACGTCGTCAAGTCTTACCAGGAAGCCGAGCAGTTCACCCACTTGAAAATATCAGCCGACGACAGCTCCAGTGCCATGACGGCGGCGTATCAGCAATCGGGCACCCTGCTGACCAATATTCGCGGCATGGCCGATCGCTTTCCGGAACTCAAGGCCGATGGGCAATATCACCGTCTGATCGACAGCATCCAAGGCTGCGAGGCAGAAATTCAAACCGCCCGCCAGTCATATAACGAAGCCGTGCGCATTTACAACACCACGCGCCTGAGTATTCCGACAGTGTTCGTAGCCCGCTTTCTGGGTTTTGGCGAGGCTCCGTATCTGGAGTTCGATCACACCGGTGTCGCCCCCACCACCCTCAAAGAATTCAAAACCGACGATGGCGAGCGCCTGCAGCAGCTGCTTTCGGGCGCTGGCAATCGCCTGGTGCAATCATCCAAATCCCTGGCCCAGCACACGGCCAAGGCCGGCCAGGCGCTGCAAGAACGCCTGAACGACGGCATCGCCCGCAGCAACGCGCCACTGGCCCCCATGCCCGCCGCCGAGGCCACGGTCACCGACCTGCACCCGGCACAGCTGCCAGCCCAATACTTTTACCTCGAGCCCAACGGCGTGCCCTGCGGCCCGGAAACCCTGGCCCGCATCCAGGCCATGCAGCAAGCTAGTGAACTCAGTTCCGATCTGCAGATCGCCCAGGTCGGCACACAAACCTGGATTCCAATGCCCAAGACCAGCGCTGCTCCCACGCCGGCAGCGTCCGGTGCCGAGCCACCCCAGGCGGGCGCAGCACCAGCCTGA
- a CDS encoding tRNA (cytidine(34)-2'-O)-methyltransferase: MFHIVLVEPEIPPNTGNIIRLAANTGCTLHLIEPLGFSMEDRLMRRAGLDYHEYAPVQRHTDWAAFLAQQQPDPARLFAMTTRGSGSVYEQRFAPGDYFVFGAESRGLAPALREAFAPAQRLRLPMRPEQRSLNLSNAVAVTVFEAWRQNGFGGAADIPAAA, translated from the coding sequence ATGTTCCATATCGTCCTGGTCGAGCCCGAAATCCCGCCGAACACCGGCAACATCATCCGCCTGGCCGCCAACACCGGCTGCACCCTGCACCTGATCGAGCCCCTGGGCTTTTCCATGGAGGATCGGCTCATGCGCCGCGCCGGGCTCGATTACCACGAGTACGCCCCGGTGCAACGCCACACCGACTGGGCCGCCTTCCTGGCGCAGCAGCAGCCCGACCCGGCGCGCCTGTTCGCCATGACCACGCGCGGCTCGGGCTCGGTCTATGAGCAACGCTTTGCGCCCGGCGACTACTTCGTCTTTGGTGCCGAATCGCGCGGCCTGGCCCCCGCGCTGCGCGAGGCCTTCGCCCCCGCCCAGCGCCTGCGACTGCCGATGCGGCCCGAGCAGCGCAGCCTGAACCTGTCCAACGCCGTCGCCGTCACCGTGTTTGAAGCCTGGCGGCAAAACGGCTTTGGCGGGGCGGCCGACATACCGGCGGCGGCCTGA